ACGACGACGTCGCCTTTTACAAATTCGCCCATGCTTCGTCCTCCTCAGGGCGCAGCCAATCTTTCTTTAAGGAGGACTCGCTTGCGTACGCGGTTTCGTTCGCGGTCTTCTTTTGTACTGACCTGATGAAGTTAAGGATCTCACGATAGCGCTGTCGTGGTACCTGGTGCAGTTCCCTGATAATCTGTTCCTCAACTTTCATAGGCGTTCACAACCCTGTGCCGGGTTATTACTCAGTCCATTATTCCGGGTACGTAATCAGGTTATCTGTCAGGCCTGGTGCGAGAGCGGGGTTCCCGCCACTCGAGTGCCGCATGCTGGAGCTCAACAGACGTTGTGCTTTTTTTGAGATGGGAAAGCCCACCCGCCCATGTAAGGTGGAACTTCTTCTTTAATGGTTTTTTCTTCCGCTTCGCAAGCTTGTCGATATAGTGGATCGCTTCGCTCCTGAGATCGGGCGGGAGATTGTCAATCATGCGATGCACGCGTTCTGCGGATGTCATGAAGTTCTTCCGGGATATTTTTTCTGCGCCTGCATGAACCTGCACCGGATCGTACTTCTCATCATCGCCGGGGTCACACCATGCAAAATGCTTACAGTCCATACAGGTGCTGCGGACAGAACGCGGACAGCCGTCAGGATACGGGTCCGGCTTTTTGGAGGGATCATACTCCTTATTCTTCACCCGTTTCAAAGAGTGGTCTGGTTTAAGTTCATAGCTATACCGGCTATAACACCCTCCATAATCCATATTGAGCATACAATACCCTTCTACGGTGATGAACGACCATGTACGAACAGACGGGTACTCATCTTTGGTCTTTTGCATAGCTGCTTCGATTGTTTGTGTTTTTTTATTTCAATGGTTTTGTGGTCGGGTGGTAGTGGGCAGATTGAGAACTCTCTCAAGCCGCAACTGTAAAGGAATACTTGACAGTTCAAACCGGTATCGGATGTATGTGTCGTACCGTTATACGATCTTCTTGTCGCTAAAAAAGAGGTTTGTAAGCCTTACTTCCCTTTCTTCCCTGCCGCCCTCTTCTTAGGGGCTGCCTTGTTCACCCCTTTTGTCTCGCACGGCACGCACATCTCAAGTTTCTCGTCGACTATGCGGTACGCGTTTGCGAGCACCGACGAGTTCGCGATCATGCCTGACAGAAGGATCACTTCAAGGATCTCCTCGCGGGTCGCACCCATCTTGAGTGCCGCGACCATGTGGTAGCCGGTACAGTGCGGGCACTTGAGCGCTGCGCCAACCGCCATGCTGATCAGCTCCACGTACTTGGGGTCGAGCGGGCTCGTCTGTGCAACGGTCCCCTTGTAGAGCAGGTGGGAGATGAGCACCTCGGGCCGTTCCCCCATCCGCTTGAAGATGAGCGGGACCCGCCCGTAATCCTTCTCGATGTCCTTCATCCACTCTTCGGCAGTCGTCTCTGCCCCATGCCGGACGATCTGCGCCAGCTTCTCCTCAAACTGAACCTTGCTTGCTTTTCCCATTCATACCACCACGTTCGTCTCAGAGAACGGACGGATCCTTACAAGAATATAGTCCCGCATCCGTGACGGGCTCAGGTCGGACACGTCCCCGACCGTTATCCCGTCCTCGACCCCGATGCTTTTGATCGTTTCAGCAAACGAGTCGTACGGGAGTTTCACCCGCAGCCCGCTCATCTGGACAGTCAGCGGTGTCGGGGAGGTCACGGCATGGATCTCCGGCACATGCTCCTTGATCAGGTCCATGATGCGTGCAGGGGAGACCGAGAGCGGGTCCTTTGCAATGGAAACCCGCTTCTTCTCGAGCACTCTTGTGATCTCACTGACGATCTCATCGAGCTTGGTGAGCTCCTCGGTCTCCTTTGTCCGGTGCATGAACCTGCCCACGTTGCCGACATACCCGTCCACCGGCGGGTTGGTGATTCGCCCGAGCGCCTCCGCATCCGGCCCGCCGCA
Above is a genomic segment from Methanoregula sp. containing:
- a CDS encoding DUF2281 domain-containing protein, whose amino-acid sequence is MQKTKDEYPSVRTWSFITVEGYCMLNMDYGGCYSRYSYELKPDHSLKRVKNKEYDPSKKPDPYPDGCPRSVRSTCMDCKHFAWCDPGDDEKYDPVQVHAGAEKISRKNFMTSAERVHRMIDNLPPDLRSEAIHYIDKLAKRKKKPLKKKFHLTWAGGLSHLKKSTTSVELQHAALEWREPRSRTRPDR
- a CDS encoding carboxymuconolactone decarboxylase family protein translates to MGKASKVQFEEKLAQIVRHGAETTAEEWMKDIEKDYGRVPLIFKRMGERPEVLISHLLYKGTVAQTSPLDPKYVELISMAVGAALKCPHCTGYHMVAALKMGATREEILEVILLSGMIANSSVLANAYRIVDEKLEMCVPCETKGVNKAAPKKRAAGKKGK